The window GCATCTTGTACCACCAACTGTCTGGCTCCTATGGCCAAAATATTGAATGACACCTTTGGGATTGAAGAAGCGTTGATGACTACAATTCACGCTACTACAGCAACTCAAACAACGGTTGATGGACCTAGTAAAAAGGACTTTAGATCTGGACGTAGCTCTATGGTAAATATTATCCCTGCTTCTACAGGGGCAGCAGTAGCTGTGACTAAGGTAATTCCAGCGTTGAAAGGAAAACTCACAGGAATGGCGTTCCGTGTACCAACGGTAGACGTTTCCGTAGTGGACTTGACGGTAAAGTTGAGTAAAGAAACAAGCCTAGAAGAAATTCACGCTGCATTTAAGAAAGCATCAGAAGGTTCTATGAAAGGTGTGGTAGGTTACACGGATGAGCCTGTAGTATCTCAGGACTTTGTAAGCGATCCACGCACCAGTATTTATGATGCTGAAGCTGCAATTGAATTGAATCCATCTTTCTACAAGTTGGTAAGCTGGTATGATAATGAATTTGGGTATTCCAACAAGTTAGTTGACCTAGCTGAGAAAATTAATTCTCTATAATTTCCTACCTACAAAAAAGCTGCTGGATTTCCAGCAGCTTTTTTATTTATTAACTTCAAAATTCCTACCATGATAGTAATTACTGACGGTGGCTCTACGAAATGCGATTGGATTGCGCTAAATGATCAAGGAGAACAGCTTTTCAAATCTAGAACACGCGGCTTAAATCCGGCAATACTTTCTAGCGACGACCTACAATCTAGAATTTTTGAATCGGAGGAATTGGTGAAGCATAAGAATGAAATTAAAACCATTCATTTTTATGGTGCTGGTTGTGGAACAGAGAAGCCCAGACTAGCGCTAGAAGTGATTCTTCAAACCTATTTCTCAAATGCTGATGTGGTGGTTAAAGAAGACACCGCTGCCGCAGTGTATGCCGCAGTAGGAGATGAGCCAGGTGTGGTCTGTATTTTAGGAACGGGTTCCAATTGTTGCTATTCTGATGGGGAGGAAATTCACCAACGTGTTAAATCCTTAGGTTATACTTTAATGGATGAGGCCAGTGGAAACTGGTATGGGAAGCAATTGATACGTGATTATTATTTTAAAAACATGCCAGAGCCTTTAATGGAAGAGTTTGCGAATTCCTACGATATGAATGATGATTTTATCAAGTTCAATTTATATAAGCAACCTAATCCAAACGCTTACCTCGCCAGTCATGCGGAATTCATCTTCCAACATTTAGAAGAAAATTATATCAAGAAACTATTAAGACGAGGATTGAGAAAATTCTCTAGAAATATGATCCTTCAATTTAGAGAAGAGATCAAGTCCCACCAGGTACACTTTGTAGGTAGCATCGCTCATTTTGCAGAGCACCGCATAAAGCAGGTAGCTATTGAGTATGATTACGAAGTAGGAAATATTGTAAGAAGACCTATTGAAGGATTGGTGGAGTACCACAAGAACAAGCTGAAGGCTTAATGAAATTTTAAATATTCTATTTTAAAATTAAATTCTTTGGTTACCTCTCTTGAGGCTAGAATGTTGAATCTATAAATACAGGATAATAATTCCAATTTAGGTTTCCGCTCGATGATGCCATTTGGGGTATTAAATATCTTAAAGTCTGCCATCTCTAAGTGCATGATCTTCCATTGATTAGCCACAATATCTATGGTCAGGCTAAGCTTGTCGCGTTGCCAGGCTAGATCATGTTCCAATTGAAATTGATAAGGAAAACCATCCGTCATGATTTTAAGTTCTATAAACTTATAATCACTTAAATCTTGAGCTTGTTTCTTAGATCGCAACCCTGCCCATCCTGTTTTTAGATCCTTGCGTACACGACCTTTAAATTCAATAAAATCTTCATGCTGAACAACTTCAGCACTTGAATTGCCACCTACTACTTGATCAGTAAAAGGGATCCAAGAAAGACTTTTAACAGACTCACCAAAGTAAATTTCTTTTGGTTTGACAATATGCATACTAAGATGGAAGGGTTATTTGATACGA of the Nonlabens marinus S1-08 genome contains:
- the gap gene encoding type I glyceraldehyde-3-phosphate dehydrogenase, which encodes MSKKLKLGINGFGRIGRIVFRATLERDNVEVVAINDLVDIEQLAYLLKYDSVHGRYGGTIEIKDGNLIVDGVHVRVTAERDPKNLKWDEAGVDVVADCTGIFTDLDNAQAHIDAGAKKVVISAPSKTAPMFVMGVNDNELTADHKIVSNASCTTNCLAPMAKILNDTFGIEEALMTTIHATTATQTTVDGPSKKDFRSGRSSMVNIIPASTGAAVAVTKVIPALKGKLTGMAFRVPTVDVSVVDLTVKLSKETSLEEIHAAFKKASEGSMKGVVGYTDEPVVSQDFVSDPRTSIYDAEAAIELNPSFYKLVSWYDNEFGYSNKLVDLAEKINSL
- a CDS encoding BadF/BadG/BcrA/BcrD ATPase family protein: MIVITDGGSTKCDWIALNDQGEQLFKSRTRGLNPAILSSDDLQSRIFESEELVKHKNEIKTIHFYGAGCGTEKPRLALEVILQTYFSNADVVVKEDTAAAVYAAVGDEPGVVCILGTGSNCCYSDGEEIHQRVKSLGYTLMDEASGNWYGKQLIRDYYFKNMPEPLMEEFANSYDMNDDFIKFNLYKQPNPNAYLASHAEFIFQHLEENYIKKLLRRGLRKFSRNMILQFREEIKSHQVHFVGSIAHFAEHRIKQVAIEYDYEVGNIVRRPIEGLVEYHKNKLKA
- a CDS encoding CIA30 family protein, which produces MHIVKPKEIYFGESVKSLSWIPFTDQVVGGNSSAEVVQHEDFIEFKGRVRKDLKTGWAGLRSKKQAQDLSDYKFIELKIMTDGFPYQFQLEHDLAWQRDKLSLTIDIVANQWKIMHLEMADFKIFNTPNGIIERKPKLELLSCIYRFNILASREVTKEFNFKIEYLKFH